The Strongyloides ratti genome assembly S_ratti_ED321, scaffold srae_chrx_scaffold0000006 DNA segment caaatttaatttaaaaaatttttttttcacaattaactaattgtttttgtaaatcacacatttaatgttaaatttgtttcatataagtaaaatttatttaaataataatgtaaaaaaacaTTTCGTTCccaaaaacattaatattttcaatggCAAACTTTTCATAAACAATAGTTCAATTggaaatatttgtattttatcAAGATAAAACATTGATTACTACATATTTACTTTTAGTacaacaataatatatttgaagataaacattttataaaatattttttaatgaataaaatataatttacaatttattttttgtggtataaaagattaaatatatgtattgaaatattttaaggtTATTTAAAAGcaaacataaataataatattacattgTATATCACCtattttgaattaaaaattctggaagataatatcaaaataccaaattttaataaaaaaaaaagagtgatttatataattaacctaaaatataaatttaccaAGCGATAAAGaataatcaaatattttttttaaaataatactcaatgaaatataaatttttttattttaattttaagagAATGTCGATGAACtcattatttgtttatactattttttacttccataccatataaaatattttttttcatgttATAAATACTTCAATATTTGTATCTTTtgattttatcaaaataattattttattattataacattatatctgttgaattttttaaagaaaaaaagatttcattattaataacttATGGTGACCTTGTTCACCTAcctaaattttatttaaaaaaaaataaaagattcaATGTCGTCACTCCAACGACATTGATTCTAAGGACCTcgaaatagaaaaaaaatcaaacatatttgaacaaatttttataaatttatatataacttttaaatagttatattgaatttttaaataacaattgaattgataaaataaagataaagaattctaatttttaacctatttttaaaaatataccaattgaaactttaaaaaaaagttatttttttcaagtttattaaaaaaaaattataggtattataggaaaaaatttaacatatttgctttttttacaagtacataaatttttatttatactagTCGGTTTCTAattaatgattataaaaatattaaacatgTTCATAACGGGTCTAAAACAGCATagctttttaatattttaccgttatttttaaaataattataaaatagtcatgtttatctatatatacttgtctatttttgttaaattatttataaaaaatattatgatataatatacagttaatttatttgtcAAAACCACTTTTTTGCAgcaagaatatttttttcgaGTTTTACAAAAACCTATAAAAgttatcaaatttaaattttatcttatacAACAAATAAATGACATCTAATatttagtattatttttttatttgtaaaaaaaaattttttttttccttttatgtataatacttttgtatttataagaagtgaattatatttgttttctatatatatatatatattttttaaaataaatttaattggctcttttttttaaagtatactttatactttatagtttataatataattatttttagcttaactatttcatttataatatttcttaaacTTTCTTGACTTCCCTTTTTCATTTCTTTTCCATTTaccattatatatttatgttttgTTAACTGATAAATGATCAATCTAGTTTTATGTTCCTGTTTACTCTCCATATCTGAACATTATCTTTCTCTCATctataacattaaatttaactgatattataaagtataaatatcGCGAGACTCCATATATTTTATCCATTTGAgtttcttataaaaattatgttcagctctaaaaataattctaataatatGCAAATTTGGTACATGGAACCATATCCTTGCGGTGACATGAGACTACCACACCATGTTTATCCACCAAAAACAATTACTTTAGATCAATTGAAATTATTAACTGGAATCCAACAATATAAAGTTGACCTTGCTGATACTCAAGCtcttaaaaaaagaatttcaTCTGTCAAAAcagaaaaaaattgtaatgcTTCTGATATGTTTGTTCTTTCTAAAGAAACTCCTGATCTTGATGAAAAGGTAtagtgtttttttttattataaatattatttttattttagctTGAAAATTTATGTGAACCAACAGTTAAAACAGTTGATACTGTTAGTTTAATTCTTGATGGAAGCTGTTATTAtgatattgaaaaagaagaagatCAATGGATACGTATTTATCTTGAAAAAGGAGATTTTATAATCATTCCTAGTGGAAAAAATATTCGCTTTACAACAACCCCTCaagtatgttttttttttgccttaaaaattaatcttgataaataattaatttatagaattatgttaaaattcaaagattttttaatacatctACCAAGGAGAAGTGAAAAAATTCGGTGGTAAAAAGttattacataaatatttaaaaaattttttgcaGCAATTCAATAAACAACAATGATATtgtttttacaaattttatcattggattcatttttagttattttacttttcgtaaaatttaattttatcttattttattaaaaacaattataaaatataaaaataaaaacgtTTTGAAATCTTGTTTGAATATATGCTCCTTGACTATAATCAAAAACACAtaattaataagaaaaattactgaattataaaataaacatgtTAATTgcttataaatttttaatcaacttgaaattaaaatttaattattttatgaattaTGCAATATTTTTGTAGTTTATAtctattagaaaaaattatcaaactTGTTTGACACAAATTAAAGTAtcaaaagaataaaataatatatttataaaacctaaattaaatatattttatttgtaacgTAATGACAATCTTTTGAACGCAAATAATtcttattattgttattcattaaaataaaaatatttcaattagaataaattttatctaaatgACAATTAACTtttgaatttataaaagttctgttataaatgataatcttttgttataacttaataaagataattattattataaatcttgagtaaaaattttatttttaataatgttaaattaaaatattcaataatcaataatattatgttttacaaaaattacaaggataaaaaatataatattatatagcttaacattataatattttatctagtagggaaaataattaaaaatatatattatatattaaaaattaaatattataaattttaatatatttaaaaacaaaaaaaaagttttaattaataGGGGATAAACTTATACaattaatagtaataaaactGGACaatactttatatatttctttacaagatttttagtaaatatcATATTTCCATGACAACAAAATGACCATTATAACACATTCTACAATAGTAAAAACTTTACCAAAGctttttatttaagatataacttatattattacttttacttattgttatattttttttaaattataagtttattaaattaatttaaaaataaataaataagtttattctctatttaaataaatttttgcaTATGTAAAGTAATTTggtttaatttaaatacttATTATGACCAGTTTTTTTGATACTGGAGAAGAGTCAAGCAAAAGTTTAATTGGAGAATTGTTTGGTGATAATAAaaaggtaatttttttttgtatattagaaattatgtcatttttatttttattaaaaattttaatgttactatttaaaattaataggTCATccttataaaagatattttttttttcattatttgtgattgatttacaaaatattgtttttataaatataatcttttGTACTCGTGAAGTTACCATATCCTATTATATACGgattgtatatttatattaacattataGAGATCAAGAACCACTTTTGATGATTTATTGTCAAATATAACATCAAATAATGAtcatgaaaaaatattaaccaAAGGTGGCATAACAAATCAAAAACAGGCTTTCCAAAATAATGATTCAAATTTATCAGTATCATCGCAAACacgtaaaaatttaactaataAAGATATACTTACAGAATCAGAAAAAAGTACCAGTAAAGATTCATCTGGTACATTAAATGACTTATTTCAAACAAGTAAAACAAAATCTGATAGAGTTACAAAAAGTGTTAATTTtgcaaataatttttttgataataattcatcgaatatatcaaataaaaatgtaacaaataaatctattttaaataataataaatcaacATTAAATGTGCAAGATATTAATGATGAACATGTTCAAATGCTAGAACAAACAATATcgctattaaaaaaagaaatttcatcattaaaatatgatgCTAGTAGTACGCAAGATGAAGTAGAGGAATGGAAAACGATGTAtgaaaaattacaaaaaaaatatacaaaagatattaatgatttaaaagaatctcatcaaaaacaattaatagaAATAGATATCGAAcgtaaaaaagaattaaaacaTCAAATTGAAGTTATTGAGAAAGAAGCGCAAATAAAAGCTTTGAAGGAGGCAGACAATGAGTaaattagtattttttttttatttatatttttaaaaatttttagaaattttattgaattaaaaaatcaattagAAAAAGCATTTTCAACAATTGATACCTTAAAAAATGAACTAAATTTTGTAACTGATTCATTTAAAGAATATCAAGAACAAACAcgaaacatttttaaagaGCAATTAGAATTACAACAAGAACAATATGAAGAAGAGGCAAAAAATAGGATAACAGAGAAACAAGATATTGAACATTTgcatcaaaatttaaaatttatatatgaagaacaaaaaaatttactaaaaatagaAAGATCACGTCTTGAGGAGGATCGtcgaaaattaaaaattgacatTGAGCATTTTCAAAAATCAAAACTTGAAATATTGGATAAGATAGAGTATCAAAAAATTGAACTTGAAAGATTAaagacaaattttttaacaaaacaaCATGATTTACTTGTAAGAGTCATGAATGAAAGATCATATATTGAAGaagaaaatcaaaaatttcaGATGCAAAAAAGTATGGATATTTCAAGAATACGATCAGAAGCAGAGACATTAGAAAAGTATGCTAGAGAAATTGAAAATGCTCGAATGTTTTTGGAGGATGCAAGAATTAAATATGaacaaaaaaatcaaaagttGAATGAAATTGAAAAGATACTTCTAACTGAATGTGtcaaattagaaaaaattaaaataaaaatgaatggTAGTTATGAAGATGAATTTAGTACTATAGAACATCTTGACGATGACTTTTTTTAGATACTTTTTTTGACatatattaaattcattttaaaattttcatttatttagtTAACCTTCAAAGTTGGTTTCTAAAagattttatacaaaataaataaaaataatcatatattttttgatcttttaatatttctttaattctatatattttattcatattataattattaaacaaaaaaattcaacATTTATTGAAAGCGTtaaaatgaattttgaaataatttttccatATTCTATCAAATATAACGttttaaaactaataattttttaagaaaattttacatttataagtaactttataaataggtattaaaatatttcaaaatttatatatattgataacttttttaactaaatatgACAGGCTAATAACTATAAATTCAAtggttataaaatataagaggtaacattaaatttttcaagttttattgattttttcttaaataacaattttaaaagtattttttttgcatcataaaaaaattgttgtaaaataaaaattaaacatatatagttttttataataacaaaaaatgtttatatctggttaatatgattaatatatttaataaaagcaAATAGAAATTTTGTTGTGACAAATGCTTACATATTTCAATGATGATGGAATAAATCATGTAAAAATccatgatgatgatgatgatgatgatggcGTCTTTCTTCTTCAATAACGACAACAGGTGCCGGTTGGCCGATAACAGCTGGTGGAGGTGGTTGAACACCTATTGGCATACCAGGAGCCACTCCTCCACCAATTCCTCTAGGAAAAGGGGCTGCTCCACTTCCTATTCCTCCAACGTAACCTGGAGCTGAAACTCCAGATCCTATTCCACCTTGTGAATATACAGGCGTTGGTGCAACACCACCACCAATTCCAGGAATATAAGGTGGTGGTGGTTCTGGAAATCCTCCAACGTGAACTCCACCACCATTATGATGTGGAAATTCTTCAAAATGAATTTTGAAAGCATTAACATCTCCTTTAATACCTAATCCAGTTATTCTACAAGGATCAATTCTATGATGAAAATGACAAACATGATGATCATTTACATGTATTGAAAAATGTGATCCAtgatttttgatttttaaatgaaaatgatgattaattttaaaaggaTTATGATGTCTATCTTCATCTTCCCATCTACCACATCTATTAGAATTAACAACTAATTTATGTTCACCACAGGCTCCAAATCTTGCATTTAAATGTAAAGCTATTTCATTTCCAGCAAATAATTCAACAACAAAACCTTTACTATAACCACAATACGGTTCTCCATGAATCTTTATTTTTCCATGTTCTGGAAATCCTCTAAAAATAGGAGTTGAAAATGGAATAggctaaaaaaatatttttaataaatttgtataaCAAAAACTTACAGGGTTGTCAATAATAtgcattttaataaaaatgaataaaaatttaaaatcactttatttcaatatattcatacatttaaataaataattaaatataaataggAAAAAATTCTTATCTTTGCATACTTTTCTTAATACCTTTTTTGATTACAATTTATGattagttttataaaaaagatatcatACATATTTGATAGtatatactaaaaaataccatgaaaatgtaaatttttaaaagatgatAATAAAGACAAACTTCTAATATTTACCTTATCAAAATGATGTATGAATCATTTATGACAAAGATTTAATGTCCTTAACATTatgtatgaaaaaaaaattaaatttttattgcaTTATATGGATGAgtaatatctttatttacaAGAAATgcttctttaattttaacattaccatttattttaactcctttaatattttggtatgatcttataaatatattaaatataggtattttattaattctacATTCAAATGAACCACgaaaattttgaatttcAATAATGAGAAAATTTTCATTccaatttaataaaaatttattatttttccaGGATAGATATTTTTCAGGATATGCTGATacataacaaaaattttcatttgtaaaatttaataatagttttaataCTGTTTCTTGTTGACATTCAAAAGAAATATCAAAATCTTGATTTAAATCATAACATGATTtcacttttatataaaaaagacaTATATTATCAGGTTTCTCGTCAAAATTATGAACTTTtgacattattattattatcatatataatttgatataataaaaatcaataaataaaaaagacaatttttataaattaatattataggaaaataaatataaagttaattcattttgaaatattttaaaactatctttatataataaaatgtgtTATCTTATCAAACATTGTACaattatactataaaaaaattttaagaaagtGTTAAAGTAtcttaaacttttttataatataaattttaattatatctcAATATACCACAAAGTATTTTTTCATCTCCATCAaagcaatatttttttgttgttgtagaataataaaaattttcacgTAAACCACAATTTACagtaaaagtataattatcTCCATAAAATTCTTTCATAGCTtgtgatataaaaaaaacagacAATATTGtgtcattttttaaattctaaattaaaaaaacataaattattaaaaaatttattttatacctGGTGAATTATTTGACGTAACAAATTATCTGTacaatcattatttttttcaagaaaacttatctttcttttctttcttttaCCACATGGACTAAATGATGGTCCAGGTGGACAACAAGGTGTAGAACACGTTGGTAATGAAAGTTTAAGTACAGGAATAGAAACACATTGAAATTCAGGAGGTGGTATTTTAGGTAAACATCCACAACCACATCCACCACCACCAAAAATGCATCCATTAAGTGAtacaaaaaatgaaaaaaaaatgattatatttatcatgataaatattaactATAATGTTTCATATAGTTTATATtgcttttatataattttttttcagcTATTGTGACGTAATAATAAAGCcagatattaatatataacattaaattctagattaataaaaaaatcattttttggttttactaatatttatataaaaataccatttatcaacaattataattaatttacttaACATACTatgttaaaagttttttaagaaaataaaaattgagtAAATTCTTTTTAGCTTTTGATTTGGTTAACAAATTACATCTGATTACTCATAagcaatttaaaaaaaaatttatattatttactatcactaattttttatttcaattaaatatctaaaatatataagaacaatatttatttcagtTATCAGACAAACCACTTTGTTATTAACTTGTTCTTTTTTAGACGATACTTgttactattatttattgtattccattttctttttttataacaaatatttaaactaaaaaaattctcCATATATCTATGTAAAATCCATCAACTAGCATACAAaacaacattattattttttataatcagacattttgtataataaaaaaaatttcttttaaaaaaatataaataatagtgAAAATAATCACCGAAAATATATGCCCTCAAGTGATGAATGTAAACATGGCACAACAGGATAGCAATGATTGCATCAAAAATTTGATTAGACAAACATAAAAAAcaagttaaaatattacaagaTCCGTGTTTTTAAAATGGAACACAATAATAGTATTTTAAATGgtataaaagattaaaaaatttatttttttacaaactattagaaaataatttgcaaaaataatttctatcaatattttatttttttcatttcaaaatttattgttaaaaa contains these protein-coding regions:
- a CDS encoding Galectin, carbohydrate recognition domain and Concanavalin A-like lectin/glucanases superfamily domain and Concanavalin A-like lectin/glucanase, subgroup domain-containing protein, with protein sequence MHIIDNPPIPFSTPIFRGFPEHGKIKIHGEPYCGYSKGFVVELFAGNEIALHLNARFGACGEHKLVVNSNRCGRWEDEDRHHNPFKINHHFHLKIKNHGSHFSIHVNDHHVCHFHHRIDPCRITGLGIKGDVNAFKIHFEEFPHHNGGGVHVGGFPEPPPPYIPGIGGGVAPTPVYSQGGIGSGVSAPGYVGGIGSGAAPFPRGIGGGVAPGMPIGVQPPPPAVIGQPAPVVVIEEERRHHHHHHHHGFLHDLFHHH
- a CDS encoding 1,2-dihydroxy-3-keto-5-methylthiopentene dioxygenase, producing MFSSKNNSNNMQIWYMEPYPCGDMRLPHHVYPPKTITLDQLKLLTGIQQYKVDLADTQALKKRISSVKTEKNCNASDMFVLSKETPDLDEKLENLCEPTVKTVDTVSLILDGSCYYDIEKEEDQWIRIYLEKGDFIIIPSGKNIRFTTTPQNYVKIQRFFNTSTKEK